One segment of Vibrio gazogenes DNA contains the following:
- the fldA gene encoding flavodoxin FldA, producing the protein MASVGIFFGSDTGNTEAVAKMIQKQLGTKLVHVQDIAKSSKEDIDNFDLLLFGIPTWYYGEAQCDWDDFFPELEGIDFSTKLVAIFGCGDQEDYAEYFCDAMGTVRDIIESKGATIIGHWPTEGYEFEASKALVDDNNFVGLCIDEDRQPELTEDRVNRWVNQVYDEMCLSELED; encoded by the coding sequence ATGGCAAGTGTAGGTATCTTCTTTGGTAGTGATACAGGTAATACTGAAGCCGTTGCAAAAATGATTCAAAAGCAACTTGGTACAAAATTAGTTCATGTGCAAGATATTGCAAAAAGCAGTAAAGAGGACATTGATAACTTTGACTTACTGCTGTTTGGCATCCCCACTTGGTACTACGGTGAAGCTCAGTGCGATTGGGATGATTTTTTCCCAGAGCTTGAGGGGATTGATTTTTCAACAAAACTGGTTGCAATCTTTGGTTGTGGCGATCAAGAAGACTACGCTGAATATTTTTGTGATGCGATGGGAACGGTTCGAGATATCATTGAAAGCAAAGGCGCAACGATTATTGGTCATTGGCCGACGGAAGGCTATGAATTTGAAGCATCCAAAGCACTGGTGGACGATAACAATTTCGTCGGCCTATGTATCGATGAAGATCGTCAGCCAGAACTCACAGAAGACCGCGTCAATCGTTGGGTCAACCAAGTCTACGATGAAATGTGCCTGTCTGAGTTAGAAGACTGA
- the fcrX gene encoding ferric iron uptake transcriptional regulator FcrX, whose product MSDNNQALKDAGLKVTLPRLKILEVLQQPECQHISAEELYKKLIDLGEEIGLATVYRVLNQFDDAGIVTRHHFEGGKSVFELSTQEHHDHLVCLDCGEVIEFSDEVIEERQREIASQYNVQLTNHSLYLYGKCREGSCKDNPNAHKRK is encoded by the coding sequence ATGTCTGATAACAACCAAGCACTCAAGGATGCGGGCCTGAAGGTCACTCTCCCTCGGTTAAAAATTCTCGAAGTTTTGCAGCAGCCGGAGTGCCAGCATATTAGTGCTGAAGAACTGTATAAGAAACTGATTGACCTTGGCGAAGAGATTGGTCTGGCTACTGTTTATCGAGTTCTTAACCAATTTGACGATGCAGGTATCGTGACTCGCCACCACTTCGAAGGTGGAAAATCTGTATTTGAACTATCGACACAAGAGCATCATGATCACCTTGTTTGCCTTGATTGTGGAGAAGTAATTGAATTCTCTGATGAAGTGATAGAAGAACGGCAAAGAGAAATCGCTTCTCAATATAATGTACAACTGACAAACCACAGTCTTTATCTTTACGGTAAGTGCCGTGAAGGGAGTTGCAAAGACAACCCTAACGCGCATAAACGCAAGTAA
- a CDS encoding aspartate-semialdehyde dehydrogenase has translation MSQKFNVVVFGATGAVGEAMIEVLQKRQFPVDTLFLLASERSEGKSYRFNGKSVYVQNVEDFDWSQAHIALFSAGGELSEKWAPIAADAGVVVIDNTSQFRYDYDIPLVVPEVNPEAIAEFRNRNIIANPNCSTIQMLVALKPIHDAAGIERINVSTYQSVSGAGKSGVDELAGQTARLLNGVPAEPNQFSQQIAFNCIPQIDAFMDNGYTREEMKMVWETQKIFNDPTIQVNPTCVRVPVFYGHAEALHVETRTPIDAEAVADLLRQSENVEVFSGEDFPTQVGHAGGQDNVFVGRIRNDISHHQGINLWVVADNVRKGAATNAVQIAEILVRDYL, from the coding sequence ATGAGCCAAAAATTTAACGTTGTTGTTTTCGGTGCCACAGGCGCTGTCGGTGAAGCGATGATTGAAGTGCTTCAGAAACGCCAGTTTCCTGTAGACACGCTCTTTTTGCTTGCGAGTGAGCGCAGTGAAGGAAAAAGTTACCGATTTAACGGCAAGTCGGTGTATGTCCAGAACGTTGAAGACTTTGACTGGTCTCAGGCTCACATCGCTCTCTTTTCTGCCGGGGGAGAACTATCGGAAAAATGGGCGCCAATCGCTGCCGATGCGGGGGTTGTGGTCATTGATAATACATCTCAGTTCCGCTATGACTATGATATACCGCTGGTTGTCCCTGAAGTGAATCCTGAAGCGATTGCAGAATTTCGTAATCGTAACATCATTGCTAACCCGAACTGTTCAACGATACAGATGTTGGTTGCGTTGAAGCCGATCCATGATGCCGCCGGGATTGAGCGCATCAATGTTTCAACCTATCAATCAGTTTCTGGTGCCGGGAAATCGGGCGTGGATGAGCTGGCCGGGCAAACTGCCAGATTATTGAATGGGGTACCTGCGGAGCCAAATCAGTTTAGCCAGCAGATTGCATTTAACTGTATTCCTCAGATTGATGCTTTTATGGATAATGGATATACACGTGAAGAAATGAAAATGGTGTGGGAAACCCAGAAAATCTTCAATGATCCGACGATTCAGGTTAATCCGACTTGTGTTCGGGTACCTGTGTTCTACGGCCATGCAGAAGCGTTGCATGTGGAGACCCGGACACCGATTGATGCGGAGGCGGTGGCTGATTTACTTCGCCAATCTGAGAATGTTGAGGTGTTCTCCGGGGAAGATTTTCCGACGCAGGTTGGTCATGCTGGCGGACAGGATAATGTTTTTGTTGGTCGGATTCGTAATGATATCAGTCACCATCAGGGGATTAACCTATGGGTCGTTGCTGATAATGTTCGCAAAGGGGCAGCAACCAATGCGGTTCAGATTGCGGAAATTCTTGTTCGGGATTATTTGTAA
- a CDS encoding 4-phosphoerythronate dehydrogenase, protein MKILIDENMPYAEALFSQLGDVILKSGRNLTADDLVDVDALMIRSVTKVNDALLQKANKLKFVGTATAGIDHVDQKLLQERGIFFTAAPGCNKVGVAEYVFSVLMVLAQQQGFSVFDKTVGIIGAGQVGSYLADCLRGIGLNVLLNDPPKEAEGDPRQFTELETLLETADVITLHTPLVKDGAWPTYHLMDEQRLNHLRADQILINAARGPIVDNAALKRRLQQQDGFTAVLDVFEFEPEVDMALLPLLAFATPHIAGYGLEGKARGTTMIFNSYCTFLGCDLWASPNKLLPVAPISEVCLSHAWDEATLVSLIHLVYDVRRDDALFRRVINQPGAFDAMRKNYWNRREYGAIKITGQQDCHLSPLSELGFQIEVTP, encoded by the coding sequence ATGAAAATCCTCATAGATGAAAATATGCCCTATGCCGAAGCATTATTCAGCCAATTGGGTGACGTGATTCTAAAATCCGGACGTAATTTAACCGCTGATGACTTAGTGGATGTTGATGCTTTAATGATTCGGTCCGTGACGAAGGTGAATGATGCATTACTGCAAAAGGCGAATAAGCTCAAATTTGTCGGTACAGCAACAGCAGGTATAGATCATGTCGATCAGAAACTTTTGCAGGAAAGGGGAATTTTCTTTACCGCTGCACCGGGGTGCAACAAAGTGGGGGTCGCTGAGTATGTATTCAGTGTACTCATGGTGCTTGCACAACAGCAGGGTTTTTCTGTTTTTGATAAAACAGTCGGTATCATCGGTGCCGGGCAGGTCGGTAGCTACCTTGCGGACTGTCTGCGTGGTATCGGATTAAATGTATTACTCAATGACCCGCCCAAGGAAGCTGAAGGTGATCCTCGTCAGTTTACTGAACTGGAAACGCTGTTGGAAACTGCCGATGTGATTACCTTACACACACCGCTGGTGAAAGATGGCGCTTGGCCGACTTATCACTTGATGGATGAGCAGCGGTTAAATCATCTACGAGCTGATCAGATTCTCATTAATGCGGCCAGAGGACCGATTGTTGATAATGCTGCGCTGAAGCGCCGTTTGCAGCAACAGGATGGGTTTACGGCGGTTTTAGACGTATTTGAGTTTGAACCGGAAGTTGATATGGCGTTGTTACCATTACTTGCTTTTGCGACACCACATATTGCCGGTTACGGCCTAGAAGGCAAGGCTCGTGGAACAACGATGATTTTTAACAGCTATTGTACTTTCCTCGGTTGTGATCTCTGGGCAAGTCCGAATAAGCTTTTACCGGTTGCCCCGATCTCTGAAGTGTGTCTGTCTCATGCTTGGGATGAAGCGACATTAGTGAGTTTGATCCATTTAGTCTATGACGTGCGTCGAGATGATGCGTTATTTAGAAGAGTCATTAACCAACCGGGTGCCTTTGATGCCATGCGTAAAAACTATTGGAATCGTCGTGAATACGGTGCAATAAAAATAACTGGTCAGCAGGACTGTCATTTGAGTCCGTTGTCAGAATTAGGTTTTCAAATTGAGGTAACACCATGA
- the fabB gene encoding beta-ketoacyl-ACP synthase I, which yields MKRVVITGMGIVSSIGNNVEEVLASLKAGKSGITASEQFKEKGLRSQVWGGLKIDPSTLIDRKQMRFMGDAAAYAYLSLEQAIADAGLTPEMVSNDRTGIVAGSGGASSLNQALAVDTLREKGVKRVGPYMVTRTMSSTVSACLATPFKIRGVNYSMSSACSTSAHCIGHASELIQLGKQDIVFAGGGEELDWTMTMMFDAMGALSTKYNDTPDCASRTYDADRDGFVISGGGGMVVVEELEHALARGATIYGEIVGYGATSDGYDMVAPSGEGAVRCMKMAMQNTDRVDYINTHGTSTVAGDVKELYAIQEVFGGKSPAISATKAMTGHALGAAGVHETIYSLLMLHHSFVAPSVNIENLDEAAQGLDIVTAVREQELTTVMSNSFGFGGTNATLLMRKYQG from the coding sequence ATGAAACGAGTTGTAATAACCGGTATGGGTATTGTTTCCAGTATCGGTAACAATGTCGAAGAAGTTCTGGCATCTTTGAAAGCTGGAAAATCAGGTATTACAGCGTCTGAGCAGTTTAAAGAGAAAGGTCTGCGCTCTCAAGTATGGGGCGGTTTGAAAATTGATCCATCAACACTGATTGATCGTAAGCAAATGCGGTTTATGGGAGACGCTGCGGCCTATGCTTATTTGTCGCTTGAACAAGCGATTGCTGATGCCGGATTGACACCAGAGATGGTTTCAAACGACCGAACTGGTATTGTTGCCGGTTCTGGCGGTGCATCATCATTGAACCAAGCTCTTGCTGTTGACACATTGCGTGAAAAAGGGGTCAAACGAGTCGGTCCTTATATGGTTACACGAACAATGTCATCGACTGTTTCTGCCTGTCTGGCGACACCATTTAAGATTCGCGGTGTGAATTATAGTATGAGTTCAGCATGTTCAACGTCTGCTCACTGTATTGGTCATGCGTCAGAACTCATTCAACTTGGTAAGCAAGATATTGTGTTTGCCGGTGGTGGTGAAGAACTCGATTGGACAATGACCATGATGTTTGATGCGATGGGTGCGCTGTCAACTAAATATAATGATACACCAGACTGTGCCTCTCGCACCTATGATGCTGATCGGGATGGATTTGTCATTTCCGGTGGTGGCGGTATGGTTGTCGTTGAAGAGTTGGAACATGCGTTGGCTCGTGGTGCCACAATCTATGGTGAAATCGTTGGTTACGGTGCCACTTCCGATGGTTATGATATGGTCGCACCTTCAGGTGAAGGCGCTGTGCGTTGTATGAAGATGGCGATGCAAAATACTGATCGCGTCGATTACATTAACACGCATGGAACATCAACGGTTGCTGGAGATGTCAAAGAGCTTTATGCAATTCAAGAAGTGTTCGGTGGCAAAAGCCCTGCTATCTCGGCAACAAAAGCAATGACAGGTCATGCACTGGGTGCGGCTGGGGTCCATGAAACCATTTACTCTCTGCTGATGCTCCATCATAGCTTTGTCGCCCCAAGTGTGAATATTGAGAATCTCGATGAAGCAGCACAAGGGCTGGATATTGTTACAGCGGTCAGAGAACAAGAACTGACAACAGTGATGTCGAACAGTTTTGGTTTCGGTGGAACAAATGCAACCTTACTGATGCGCAAATATCAGGGGTGA
- the mnmC gene encoding bifunctional tRNA (5-methylaminomethyl-2-thiouridine)(34)-methyltransferase MnmD/FAD-dependent 5-carboxymethylaminomethyl-2-thiouridine(34) oxidoreductase MnmC: MTKITNAKLDWNEVGTPVSGEFDDVYFSNVNGFEETRYVFLQKNQLPERWNNFNRPRFVIGETGFGTGLNFLAAWQAFDQFHRQHPDAPLQSLHFISFEKYPVNRDDLIKAHQAWPELADYAAELQQHYPLAVPECHRITLADGAVTLDLWFGDIHDCMPLVPVPQDGLIDAWFLDGFAPSKNPDMWNQQLFDHMAKLAKADATCATFTAAGFVRRGLIEAGFSMQKVKGFGTKREMLVGTITTPTGFTNMLPWYAHQSVPDLTDVAIIGGGIASATLAKTLSRRGIQVTLYCQDDQAAQGASGNRQGAIYPLLNAQHDPLSRFFAASFLYARQFIEQQHRDGLDFDYQWCGVTQLMWNERAHKKLKPIATGHFPTDLVTDQDAHQTSATLGLPVTSESLYYPLGGWICPAQLTEQLLSSLQASGRLNTHFHTQIDQLHWDAQTSVWQLHSADQIFRHQCVVIANGHQFDQFPQTQTLPLAQVKGQVSHIPTTDTLNHLNTVLCYDGYMTPANPANQQHCIGASYDRQNIDIHFDPSAQTQNRDKLQTCIPDQSWPDDIDISQNQSRQGIRCVSRDHLPFAGNLGDLQTIKTQYHALATQTAQSAPQIHHYPNLYGMLGLGSRGLSSAPLLAECLASIMCGDPLPLSVDLLERLHPSRMWIRKLRKGKTIMSS, from the coding sequence ATGACTAAAATAACCAACGCCAAACTCGACTGGAACGAAGTCGGAACCCCCGTATCCGGAGAGTTTGATGACGTCTATTTTTCGAATGTGAATGGATTTGAGGAGACAAGATACGTTTTTCTTCAAAAAAATCAATTACCTGAACGTTGGAATAATTTTAATCGACCAAGATTTGTGATTGGAGAAACAGGATTCGGAACCGGGCTTAATTTTCTCGCGGCATGGCAAGCATTTGATCAGTTTCACCGTCAACATCCGGACGCCCCGCTTCAGTCACTTCATTTCATCAGTTTTGAAAAATATCCGGTGAATCGGGATGACTTAATCAAAGCTCATCAAGCCTGGCCGGAACTGGCAGATTATGCGGCAGAACTCCAACAACATTACCCACTGGCAGTACCGGAATGTCACCGAATCACACTCGCTGACGGTGCCGTCACGCTCGATCTGTGGTTCGGTGATATCCATGACTGTATGCCTTTAGTCCCCGTCCCCCAAGATGGTCTGATTGATGCGTGGTTTCTCGACGGTTTTGCACCAAGCAAGAACCCCGATATGTGGAATCAGCAACTGTTTGATCATATGGCAAAACTAGCCAAAGCGGATGCAACTTGTGCAACATTTACAGCCGCAGGCTTTGTCCGGCGAGGATTGATCGAAGCTGGTTTTTCGATGCAAAAAGTCAAAGGGTTCGGTACCAAACGAGAGATGTTGGTCGGTACAATCACAACACCGACCGGATTCACCAATATGCTTCCGTGGTATGCCCACCAGTCGGTCCCCGATTTAACGGATGTAGCCATTATCGGGGGCGGAATCGCCAGCGCCACATTAGCAAAAACCTTAAGTCGCCGAGGGATTCAGGTGACGCTTTATTGCCAAGATGACCAAGCAGCACAAGGTGCATCAGGCAATCGTCAAGGGGCGATTTATCCGCTGCTGAATGCTCAACATGATCCATTATCCCGCTTTTTTGCCGCGAGTTTTCTATATGCGCGACAATTTATCGAACAGCAACACCGTGACGGTCTCGATTTTGATTACCAGTGGTGTGGCGTCACCCAACTGATGTGGAACGAACGGGCGCACAAAAAATTGAAACCCATAGCAACGGGTCATTTCCCGACAGACCTAGTCACCGACCAGGATGCACACCAGACTTCGGCAACACTGGGGTTACCCGTCACATCGGAAAGTCTTTATTATCCGCTCGGCGGCTGGATTTGTCCCGCACAGCTCACGGAGCAACTACTGTCATCATTACAAGCATCCGGCCGGCTCAACACCCATTTCCACACCCAAATTGATCAACTCCACTGGGATGCTCAGACATCGGTCTGGCAACTCCATAGTGCGGATCAAATCTTCCGTCATCAATGTGTCGTCATTGCCAACGGACATCAGTTTGACCAGTTTCCCCAGACTCAAACACTCCCACTCGCCCAAGTCAAAGGTCAGGTCAGTCATATCCCGACAACGGATACGCTCAATCATCTCAACACGGTGCTCTGTTACGATGGTTATATGACGCCCGCCAATCCAGCCAACCAGCAGCATTGTATTGGTGCCAGTTATGATCGCCAGAATATTGACATCCACTTTGATCCGAGCGCGCAAACACAAAATCGAGACAAGCTGCAAACCTGTATACCCGACCAATCGTGGCCGGACGACATCGATATTTCGCAAAATCAATCAAGACAAGGGATTCGCTGTGTCAGCCGTGATCATCTGCCTTTTGCCGGCAATCTGGGTGATTTGCAAACCATCAAAACACAGTATCATGCATTGGCTACACAAACGGCTCAATCCGCCCCCCAGATTCACCATTATCCCAATCTCTATGGGATGTTAGGGCTCGGTTCCAGAGGGTTAAGCTCCGCACCACTGCTGGCAGAATGCCTGGCCTCTATTATGTGTGGCGATCCACTGCCGCTATCCGTCGATTTACTGGAACGCCTTCATCCCAGCCGAATGTGGATCAGAAAACTGCGCAAAGGCAAAACGATTATGTCGTCTTAA
- a CDS encoding NADPH-dependent FMN reductase: protein MKIIAFGASTSSASINKALATYAANLVAGADVQVLDINNYSVPMFSEDLEKEIGHAEGAKAFLDDLSQADAFVISYAEHNGHYPAAYKNLFDWMTRIDRDIFKSKPAVYLATSPGPGGAQSVLAAATASAGFFGGEVKASVSVPSFYDNFDMEKGQVTNPTIAAEIEQAVQTLQG, encoded by the coding sequence ATGAAAATTATTGCATTTGGTGCGAGTACAAGTTCAGCTTCGATTAATAAAGCATTAGCAACTTATGCGGCAAATTTGGTCGCAGGTGCTGACGTTCAGGTCCTTGATATCAATAATTATTCAGTGCCGATGTTCAGCGAAGATTTAGAAAAAGAGATCGGTCATGCAGAAGGTGCAAAGGCTTTTTTGGATGATTTGTCGCAGGCGGATGCATTCGTTATTTCTTACGCCGAGCATAACGGCCATTATCCGGCAGCTTATAAAAATTTGTTTGATTGGATGACTCGGATCGATCGGGATATCTTCAAGAGTAAACCGGCAGTTTATTTGGCGACATCTCCTGGACCCGGTGGGGCTCAGTCCGTATTGGCTGCTGCAACGGCTTCTGCCGGTTTCTTTGGTGGTGAGGTAAAAGCGTCGGTTTCCGTACCGAGTTTTTACGACAATTTTGACATGGAAAAAGGTCAAGTCACTAATCCAACAATTGCAGCTGAGATTGAGCAAGCGGTTCAAACCTTACAGGGATAA
- a CDS encoding YfcL family protein: MIIEFEEEMLALIDDGIAHASDDELFAGGYLRGHISLAAASCEDEGVTELAELKTRIETSLDNARSELAPADRVIVQQLWERLLSQMDFAKAP, from the coding sequence ATGATTATTGAATTTGAAGAAGAAATGCTGGCATTGATCGATGATGGCATTGCCCATGCCTCTGATGATGAACTATTTGCCGGTGGTTATCTGCGTGGGCATATCTCACTGGCTGCGGCATCATGTGAAGATGAAGGTGTTACCGAACTGGCTGAGCTGAAGACACGGATCGAAACAAGTCTGGACAACGCCCGTTCTGAGCTGGCACCGGCTGATCGTGTGATTGTTCAACAACTATGGGAAAGATTACTGTCTCAGATGGACTTTGCGAAGGCACCGTAA
- a CDS encoding elongation factor P hydroxylase, protein MVHRYQDLINIFNQTFAERYQTHLVAGDDEPIYLPADDSVPYHRIIFAHGFYASALHEIAHWCVAGPERRQLEDFGYWYEPDGRTREVQAAFEQVEIRPQAYEWILSVSAGFPFSVSCDNLNGDFEPDRLQFMVKVHDEVMQILRQGLPERVGMLADELRTFYRTESLSPALFVVT, encoded by the coding sequence ATGGTTCATCGCTATCAGGACTTAATCAACATTTTCAATCAGACCTTTGCTGAGCGTTATCAGACACATTTGGTAGCCGGGGATGATGAACCTATTTATTTACCGGCTGATGATTCGGTTCCTTATCACCGAATTATTTTTGCGCATGGCTTTTACGCATCCGCATTGCATGAAATTGCGCATTGGTGTGTTGCAGGCCCGGAGCGACGGCAGTTGGAAGATTTTGGCTATTGGTATGAACCGGATGGTCGGACTCGGGAAGTTCAGGCTGCGTTTGAGCAGGTGGAGATTCGTCCTCAGGCTTACGAATGGATTCTTTCAGTCAGTGCCGGTTTTCCTTTTTCGGTGAGTTGTGACAATCTGAATGGTGACTTTGAGCCGGATCGACTGCAATTTATGGTGAAAGTTCATGATGAGGTGATGCAGATTCTTCGTCAGGGACTCCCTGAACGGGTTGGTATGCTTGCTGATGAATTACGGACTTTTTATCGGACTGAATCGTTGTCTCCAGCGCTATTTGTTGTGACATAA
- the aroC gene encoding chorismate synthase — protein sequence MAGNSIGQHFRVTTFGESHGLALGCIVDGCPPGLELTEADLQVDLDRRRPGTSRYTTQRREPDEVKILSGVFEGKTTGTSIGLLIENTDQRSKDYSEIKDKFRPGHADYTYYQKYGIRDYRGGGRSSARETAMRVAAGAVAKKYLRQAYGIEIRAYLSQMGDISIDRVDWDEIENNAFFCPDVDKVEPFDALIRDLKKQGDSVGAKIQVVATSVPVGLGEPVFDRLDADIAHALMSINAVKGVEIGDGFAVVQQKGSQHRDALSPDGFGSNHAGGVLGGISTGQDIVANIALKPTSSITIPGDTITKTGEETQLITKGRHDPCVGIRAVPIAEAMLAIVLMDHLLRHRGQNQHVVTETPKI from the coding sequence ATGGCAGGAAATAGTATCGGGCAACATTTCCGTGTAACGACGTTTGGAGAAAGTCACGGTCTTGCTCTGGGATGTATCGTTGACGGATGCCCTCCGGGACTCGAATTGACGGAAGCTGATTTGCAAGTCGATCTCGACAGACGTCGTCCGGGAACGTCTCGTTATACCACACAGCGGCGAGAACCGGATGAAGTGAAAATTTTATCTGGAGTATTCGAGGGGAAAACAACCGGTACCTCGATAGGATTGTTGATTGAAAATACGGATCAGCGGTCTAAAGATTACTCAGAGATTAAAGATAAATTCCGCCCTGGACATGCCGATTATACCTACTACCAAAAGTATGGCATTCGGGATTATCGCGGTGGTGGTCGCTCTTCTGCACGTGAAACAGCAATGCGCGTGGCTGCCGGTGCCGTCGCCAAGAAATATCTGCGTCAGGCGTATGGCATTGAAATTCGTGCCTATCTGTCACAAATGGGTGATATCTCTATCGACAGAGTTGACTGGGATGAAATCGAAAATAACGCTTTTTTCTGTCCGGATGTTGATAAAGTCGAACCATTTGACGCACTCATTCGAGATCTGAAAAAACAGGGCGATTCTGTGGGTGCCAAAATTCAGGTTGTAGCGACATCCGTACCGGTTGGCTTGGGAGAGCCGGTTTTTGATCGTTTGGATGCAGATATTGCACACGCATTAATGAGTATCAATGCGGTGAAAGGCGTTGAAATCGGTGACGGGTTTGCGGTCGTCCAACAGAAAGGCAGTCAGCACCGGGATGCATTGTCACCGGATGGCTTTGGCAGTAATCATGCTGGTGGTGTGCTGGGTGGTATTTCAACAGGGCAAGACATTGTCGCCAATATCGCGCTGAAACCGACCTCCAGTATTACGATTCCCGGTGACACAATCACGAAAACGGGTGAAGAAACACAATTGATTACCAAAGGGCGTCATGATCCATGTGTCGGTATTCGTGCGGTTCCGATTGCGGAAGCGATGCTGGCGATTGTCTTGATGGATCATCTTCTGCGTCATCGCGGTCAAAATCAGCATGTCGTGACTGAGACCCCGAAAATCTGA